A genome region from Carcharodon carcharias isolate sCarCar2 chromosome 17, sCarCar2.pri, whole genome shotgun sequence includes the following:
- the egr2b gene encoding early growth response protein 2b has product MTAKTVEKIPLSLGGLFHQLPENMYSVDEISSLPASLAVFHNQELAQYEQMPSDGMINVDMGSDKRPIDLPYPNTYHPAPASRSQTFTYMGKFSIDSQCASANWSPDGIINIVSTGIFGVPPPSSTSSSSSSSSASPNPLSNTLSCTMAQNQSEMEHMYSPPPPYTCGEIYQEPAPFFSTSTCSLGYPPPPSYPSPKPVVDNTLFPILPEYSSIFQAQHPHRELNPGTERKPFSCPVEPIRMAPPLTPLSTIRNFTLGNPSGEGARLPSAYGGQNLPLRPIRLRKYPNRPSKTPVHERPYPCPAEGCDRRFSRSDELTRHIRIHTGHKPFQCRICMRNFSRSDHLTTHIRTHTGEKPFSCDFCGRKFARSDERKRHTKIHLRQKEKKLASERAASSTVASLCPGSSPLTACPPRTV; this is encoded by the exons ATGACGGCGAAAACGGTGGAGAAAATCCCGCTGTCCCTCGGAGGTCTCTTCCACCAGCTCCCTGAAAATATGTACTCGGTGGATGAGATCAGTTCGCTGCCCGCGTCCCTCGCTGTCTTCCATAACCAGGAGCTGGCACAATACGAGCAGATGCCCTCAG ATGGAATGATTAACGTGGACATGGGCAGCGACAAGAGACCCATCGACCTGCCTTATCCCAACACGTACCACCCAGCTCCTGCTTCCCGCAGTCAGACTTTTACCTACATGGGCAAGTTTTCTATTGACTCTCAATGTGCCAGCGCCAATTGGAGCCCTGACGGAATCATTAACATAGTGAGTACTGGGATCTTTGGAGTCCCTCCACCTTCTTCCACCTCAtcgtcctcctcctcttcctcagctTCTCCGAACCCGCTCTCCAACACCCTCAGCTGCACGATGGCACAGAACCAGAGCGAGATGGAGCATATGTACTCGCCGCCGCCTCCTTATACCTGCGGGGAGATATACCAGGAGCCGGCTCCGTTCTTCAGCACCTCTACATGCAGCCTCGGATACCCTCCTCCTCCGTCCTATCCTTCTCCCAAACCGGTGGTGGACAATACCTTATTCCCCATCCTGCCGGAGTACAGCAGCATCTTTCAAGCTCAGCATCCGCACCGAGAGCTCAACCCGGGCACCGAGCGCAAACCCTTCTCCTGCCCCGTGGAGCCCATCAGGATGGCACcgcctctgacccctctctccacCATTAGGAACTTCACTCTGGGTAACCCATCAGGAGAGGGGGCCCGGCTGCCCAGCGCTTACGGCGGTCAGAATCTACCCCTCCGACCCATCCGCCTCAGGAAATACCCCAACCGCCCCAGCAAGACCCCAGTCCACGAGAGACCCTACCCCTGCCCGGCGGAGGGCTGCGACCGCCGCTTCTCCCGCTCGGATGAGCTCACCCGGCACATCCGGATCCACACCGGTCACAAACCGTTCCAGTGCCGGATCTGCATGAGGAACTTCAGCCGGAGCGACCACCTCACCACCCACATTCGCACCCACACCGGGGAGAAACCCTTCTCCTGCGATTTCTGCGGCAGGAAATTCGCACGCAGCGACGAGCGGAAGAGGCACACCAAGATCCACCTGAGGCAGAAAGAGAAGAAGCTGGCCAGCGAgagagcggccagttccacagtgGCATCTCTGTGCCCCGGGAGCAGCCCGCTGACCGCCTGTCCGCCCAGGACAGTATAG